A portion of the Candidatus Neomarinimicrobiota bacterium genome contains these proteins:
- a CDS encoding HigA family addiction module antitoxin — protein sequence MVRIPTNRMPTHPGEMLLEEFLKPMDITQKHLSIAIHVPFQRINELVNGKRGITPSTALRFSRFFGNTPDFWMNLQQRWDLYWASTKEAEDLQRIHSYS from the coding sequence ATGGTCAGAATACCAACAAACAGAATGCCAACACATCCAGGTGAAATGTTGCTTGAAGAATTCTTGAAACCAATGGATATTACCCAAAAGCATCTTTCTATTGCTATACATGTCCCCTTCCAGAGAATTAATGAACTCGTAAATGGAAAAAGAGGAATTACTCCCAGTACTGCTCTACGATTCTCAAGATTTTTTGGGAATACACCAGACTTCTGGATGAATCTCCAACAAAGGTGGGATTTGTATTGGGCAAGTACAAAAGAAGCCGAAGATTTACAACGAATTCACAGCTATTCCTGA